TTTGCCATAATGCTGTTATAATCGTCATGCTTCCGCTCAAACTCAGCACACAGTTCGGGAACACCGACACCCGTTGTCACAGCAAATGCCCCGATATAGTCCTGAAGCTTTGTGGCTTTAGGCGCAATGAAATCACCGAGGCTGAGGTTCGGTCTCGTGAAGGGTTGCTCCGTCTGTTGACGGAGATGGTGCAAAGTGGCAAGCACCCCCGTCCGTGTGTCGTCCGCGTAAATTGCAGTATCTTCCCCGACACCATTGGCGGGAAAAATTCCGACAACGGCACGTGCCTGAAATCTTTTCTCTGCGACGATAGTCCGAAGCAGCGTTTCGGCATCTGTAAGAAGCTTACGCGCCTCCTCACCGACTTCTGGATTCTCCAATATATTTGGATACTTACCACGCAATCCCCAAGTCGTAAAAAATGGACTCCAGTCGATATAGTCAATAAGCTCTGATAACGAATAATCGTCAAAGACCTGAGTCCCTATCAAATTCGGTGTAGGTGGTTGATAATTTCGCCAGTCGGGTGTGAATTTCCGCTGTTGTGCAACGTCAAACGATAGCAAGTTTACCTGTTTCCGATTTTTCGCACGACGTTCCCGAATATCTGCGTATTCTTCACGCGTCTGCTGCGTGAATGCCTGCTGTTTTTCGGTGCTCATCAAATCACTGACAACACCGACGCTTCGGGACGCGTCTTTGACGTGAATCGTTGAACCGTTGTAGGCAGGTTCAATCTGAACGGCGGTATGTATTTTTGAGGTCGTCGCACCACCGATAAGGAGTGGGATCTGAAAGCCTTCGCGTTCCATCTCTTCAGCCACAGTTACCATTTCATCTAACGAGGGTGTGATGAGCCCACTCAAGCCGATAATATCAGCGTTTTCTTTCCGTGCCGTTTCCAGAATTTCTTCGGCAGGCACCATCACGCCGAGATCAATGATTTCATAGTTGTTGCACCCGAGTACGACACCGACGATGTTTTTTCCAATATCGTGCACATCGCCTTTCACCGTTGCCATCACAATTTTGCCTCTTGATTGGACACCGCCTTCCGCCTGTTCCTTTTCAATGTATGGGACGAGGTGTGCGACCGCCTTTTTCATGACCCGCGCACTTTTGACGACTTGGGGTAGAAACATCTTGCCGTCTCCGAAGAGATCCCCAACGCGGTTCATGCCGTCCATCAAGGGGCCTTCGATAACCTGTATGGGACGTTCATAATTTTGACGTGCTTCCTCTGTATCGGCTTCAATGTATTCAAGGATCCCTTCGACGAGCGCGTGGCGAAGTCGCTCCTCAACCGGCAATTTTCGCCATTCTCGACGCACGCGCCGCTTTTTCCCTTTCCCTTGCAGCGTGTTCGCGAGATTAACGAGTCGATCCGTCGCATCTTCTCGACGATTGAACAAGACATCCTCTACTGCCTCAAGAAGTGGCTTTGGCAGATCGTCATAGACGGCGAGTTGTCCGGCGTTGACGATTCCCATATCCATCCCCGCATTGATAGCGTGGTAGAGAAACGCTGCATGCATCGCTTCTCTGACGGGGTCATTGCCCCGGAAAGCGAATGAAATATTGCTTACACCGCCACTCACCAAAGCGTCTGGACAAGTGGCTTTGATTTTTTCGCACGCCTGAATAAAAGCCTTCGCGTATGCGTTATGCTCTTCAATACCTGTTGCAACAGCAAAAATATTAGGATCGAAGATAATGTCCTCTGGCGGAAACCCGACCTCTTCCGTCAAAAGTCGGTAGGCTCTACGACAAATCTCGACCTTCCGTTCGTAGGTGTCGGCTTGCCCTTCTTCGTCAAACGCCATGACGATAACCGCTGCACCGTATCGACGGATCTGCCGCGCCTTTGCTAAGAAATCTTCTTCCCCCTCTTTCAAACTAATTGAGTTGACGACTCCCTTTCCCTGAACACACGCCAGCCCTGCCTCTATAACCTCCCATCGGCTCGAATCCAGCATGATCGGCACCCGACTAATGTCCGGCTCCGCTGCAATGAGGTTGAGAAACTTAACCATTGCTGCTTCGGCATCTAACATGCCTGCATCCATGTTAATGTCGATGAGTTGCGCACCGTTCTCTACTTGATCTCGGGCGACCTCTAAGGCGGTCTCATAATCCTCATTTTTTATCAGCGTTGCAAATCGTCGAGATCCTGTTACGTTTGTCCGTTCACCAACGTTGACAAAGAGAGAATCTGTGGTGATGTTGAACGCTTCTAAGCCGCTGAGTCGGCACGCGCGCGCTTGTAATTGAGGGGTTCGCGGTGGGTATTCAGCAGCGACCTTCGCAATCGTTTCGATGTGTTCAGGTTGGCTGCCACAACAACCGCCGACGATATTGACAAACCCGTTTCCAGCGAACTCGTGCATCCAATTTCCCATTTCTTCAGGGGTCTGTGTATACTGACCGAGTTCGTTGGGGAGTCCAGCATTTGGGTAACAGATAACGGGGATGTCAGCCATTTTCGCCATCTCAGCAAGGTATGGACGGATCTGCTGGGCACCAAAGCCACAGTTCAACCCGACAGCAAGCAGATTGGCGTGCCGAACGGAGTTCCAGAAGGCTTCGACTGTTTGTCCAGAGAGGTTTCTACCGCCGCCACCGCTTCTGTCGGAGGAGACAATGAGCGGGATGTCGATATTTCGTGCTTCGGCGAGGGTTTGTATCGCGAAGAGCGCGGCTTTACAGTTAAGTGTATCCATAACCGTCTCGACGAGGAGGAGATCCACACCGCCGTCGATTAAACCCTCTGCTTGGGTGGTATAGGCAGAAACGAGTTCGGAGAAGGTAATATTCCGATACCCTGGGTCGTTCACATTTGGAGAAATCGAGCAGCTCCGATTCGTGGGTCCCATGCTGCCAGCAACGAAGCGTGGTTTGTCTGGCGATGTCCATTTATCTGCTACTTCGCGGGCGATGCGTGCCGCTTCGTAGTTTACCTGATACGCGACATCCTGAAGCTGGTAGTCCGCCATTGATACAGATGTACTTGTGAAGGTATTTGTTTCGATGATGTCCGCACCCGCACTACAGTAGCTGGCATGTATTTCCCGCACGATGTGGGGTTGCGTTATGGAAAGCAGATCGTTGTAGCCTTTGAGTTCACAACGGTGGTCAGCAAATTGGTCGCCACGAAAATCTTCTTCCGTGAGTCGATAGGTCTGTAGCAACGACCCCATCGCACCGTCAAGGATTAGAATCCGTTTCTTCAGTTCATTTTTAAGATATGTTATACGTTCAGAATCTGCCATAGATATATTATGTCCTCTTGATGATAGATACACACATCCGCGTTCTTTAAACCGCGGGCGTTCGCCAATCCGTCGTGCAGTATAGTATACTATATGAGAGACCGCTTTGTCTATTTTAAAGTAGAGCCACATGCAAAACCGAAACCAGAAACTTCAGGATTCACCACATTCCCATAAATACGCTGTTCATTTCGATATTCTCCCAGAGATTTCCTATCTCAATGCGGAATTGGTGCTTTTAATCGCCGACTTCCTACCCACTTTCCGTGGTTTTCCAGAAAATGTCCAGATTGCCGAAAAATGGGTGGACGAAGGCCTCGATTTTTGTCGGGTCATCTTCTGGGTATCTGCGGAGTCTCCAGATGCCATCAAGTCTTTTGCGAACTGGTTTCAGGCAATATTCCGAGAGGCAGCCATTGCCGAAGTGTTGGAACGTCTTGTCGCCTGTGCTTTAGACGAACCCCACGATATTGAAGTTATCCTGTCAGACTGGACGCGATTAGCCAATTAAACCAACTTATACCATTTCTACTTGTATATCTCTTCTGTAGCATAACCTGTTAGGTTGTGCCTCGCCGTTAACAAATCCGCGTCTGTATCAGCCCCTTGAGACCCCGCAAAGGTATTTTCAAACAAAATTAACGACTTGTGCTAATTAGATTTTTCGAGATTTCAGTTTATGGGAGGACGAGGTCTTTGAGTTGCATCAAAGGGCGTCCGAAACACTTATTGAGGAAAACACCAATCAGACAGGCACCGATCTTATGGAAACCCATGCGGGTTTGAAGTCCCAATGCGTTCGCGCACGCACGCGAGAAACCCCGAACTGCTCTGTGAGTTGACTCATCGTCGTCTCAATGCGTCTCCGCATTTTGACGTGGCATTTGCTAAAGTCTTCTGGATACTGCTGCTTCTGATTCCGGCGCAGCGTCGCCAGCAAACAGGTATTTTCAGTTTCAAGCAACTCTTGCTGAAGTGCCTTAGAGACATAACCTTTATCCCCGAGAACGATGGGGTACCCACGGTTTTCAGCCATCACGCGCAGGACTTCTCGGTCGTCTATATGTGCAGAAGCGATGGCGAAGTCAACAGGCACGCCGTCCCGGGTGGTTATCAGATGTCCCCGAAATCCAAAGAACGTTCCGAGACTTTTCGTGGCAGCATGTCCATAAGTGGCAAGTGTTCCCGAACCGTCTGCCCACTTCAGGTCGGACTTTGACGCTGTGGCACGTTTCACATCGCAGATGGGCATCGGAAAAGAATCCACGATAAAGACATCCGACTTGGGTAAGACCTGCGTCAAAGTCCGACGGATGACTTCAGAGGCACCCCAGAGATTGCGTCTCCCCCTATTGAAACGCGAGCGTTCAGGTAAACACGGGAAAACCGTGCGGAGTTGAGATTTCAAACGTCGATACCCCGAACTTTCACGCGCTGCTCCGATGGATTCCAAGAGCCACCCGATGGCGAGGATGTCGCTGTCGGGGCAGTCGGGGTTGCGACCGGGTCTATGATCCTCGGCATCTCGAAAATGCGTCTCATAAAGGAGTTTCATGACCTGCCGCACCACGCCTGCGACGGCTATGAGCGTGCAGGGCACATTTTTCAGTTGCAACGCATAGGCTTCTAAAGTAGACTGTAACTCCATCCTTATGTTTCCTTTTCTTAGCTGAACTTATAGGATAACATAAGCATGGACCTATTCAACCTTAATTCTATTTAGCACAAGTCGTAGATATTAATAACAACCCGCCTGTCTTCACGGACGGTGATACCACAACGCGTTCTGTCGCAGAGAACACGGCAGCAGGTCAAAACATTGGGGCTGCGGTCGGCGCGACGGATGCGGATAACCACACACTCACCTATAGTTTGGGTGGCACGGATGCGGCTTCGTTTGATATTGTCAGCACATCGGGGCAACTCCAAACAAAAGCAGCACTTGACTATGAAACCAAAACATCCTATACAGTAACGGTGACCGCCTATGATGGCAATAATGGCGGAGACAGAATTACCGTTACGATTGATGTTACGGATGTTGTTGAGAATGTCCAGGCTGCGCCATCGGTTGAAGCGTCTGCTTTAGTGCCTGCGAAGACCGCCCTACTCACTAACTTCCCGAACCCGTTCAACCCGGAGACGTGGATACCGTATCATCTCGCCAAACCGGCAGAAGTTACGCTAACGATCTACGACATACGGGGCGTTGTGGTGCGGGAACTGCAGTTAGGGCATCAAGCTGCGGGTTTCTATCAGAGCCGTTCTCAGGCGATCTATTGGGATGGCAGAAACGGTATGGGTGAGAAGGTTGCGAGTGGCCTCTATTTCTACACACTCAAAGCCGGCGATTTCATCGCAACACGCAGGCTGTTGATACGGAAATAGCCGTCACAAATTACCCTACAACAATAAATTGCCCTACTACAAGCGAGATAGTTTGTAGTAGGGCAATTCATTGCCCGTCCGTGTCGAAACATGCGCTAACGCCCTTCATCTATCAGGTTCATGATTTTTGTAGGGGCAGCCCTTGTGGCTGCCCTCCTTCCTTGTGGCTGCCCTCCTTCCTTGTGGCTTTTCCTTGTGTATGCCCTTTTCCTTGTGTATGCCCTCCGTGACTCCCCCCTCTCAGGAACACTGCCAAAAACTTTACACACCCCCACCATAATTTACCAATTGACATCCAAACATAAATTGTGTTATACTATTGCATGAAATTGGTTTTCCAAAACACAATTGGGTAGAACAGAAAAGGGTAATGAAATGATCCGTCGCACAACACCTCCGGTAGGTGCGGTTTCCCAACCGCATCGATGCAGAGCTTTACGGA
This genomic interval from Candidatus Poribacteria bacterium contains the following:
- a CDS encoding IS982 family transposase — translated: MELQSTLEAYALQLKNVPCTLIAVAGVVRQVMKLLYETHFRDAEDHRPGRNPDCPDSDILAIGWLLESIGAARESSGYRRLKSQLRTVFPCLPERSRFNRGRRNLWGASEVIRRTLTQVLPKSDVFIVDSFPMPICDVKRATASKSDLKWADGSGTLATYGHAATKSLGTFFGFRGHLITTRDGVPVDFAIASAHIDDREVLRVMAENRGYPIVLGDKGYVSKALQQELLETENTCLLATLRRNQKQQYPEDFSKCHVKMRRRIETTMSQLTEQFGVSRVRARTHWDFKPAWVSIRSVPV
- the metH gene encoding methionine synthase, whose translation is MADSERITYLKNELKKRILILDGAMGSLLQTYRLTEEDFRGDQFADHRCELKGYNDLLSITQPHIVREIHASYCSAGADIIETNTFTSTSVSMADYQLQDVAYQVNYEAARIAREVADKWTSPDKPRFVAGSMGPTNRSCSISPNVNDPGYRNITFSELVSAYTTQAEGLIDGGVDLLLVETVMDTLNCKAALFAIQTLAEARNIDIPLIVSSDRSGGGGRNLSGQTVEAFWNSVRHANLLAVGLNCGFGAQQIRPYLAEMAKMADIPVICYPNAGLPNELGQYTQTPEEMGNWMHEFAGNGFVNIVGGCCGSQPEHIETIAKVAAEYPPRTPQLQARACRLSGLEAFNITTDSLFVNVGERTNVTGSRRFATLIKNEDYETALEVARDQVENGAQLIDINMDAGMLDAEAAMVKFLNLIAAEPDISRVPIMLDSSRWEVIEAGLACVQGKGVVNSISLKEGEEDFLAKARQIRRYGAAVIVMAFDEEGQADTYERKVEICRRAYRLLTEEVGFPPEDIIFDPNIFAVATGIEEHNAYAKAFIQACEKIKATCPDALVSGGVSNISFAFRGNDPVREAMHAAFLYHAINAGMDMGIVNAGQLAVYDDLPKPLLEAVEDVLFNRREDATDRLVNLANTLQGKGKKRRVRREWRKLPVEERLRHALVEGILEYIEADTEEARQNYERPIQVIEGPLMDGMNRVGDLFGDGKMFLPQVVKSARVMKKAVAHLVPYIEKEQAEGGVQSRGKIVMATVKGDVHDIGKNIVGVVLGCNNYEIIDLGVMVPAEEILETARKENADIIGLSGLITPSLDEMVTVAEEMEREGFQIPLLIGGATTSKIHTAVQIEPAYNGSTIHVKDASRSVGVVSDLMSTEKQQAFTQQTREEYADIRERRAKNRKQVNLLSFDVAQQRKFTPDWRNYQPPTPNLIGTQVFDDYSLSELIDYIDWSPFFTTWGLRGKYPNILENPEVGEEARKLLTDAETLLRTIVAEKRFQARAVVGIFPANGVGEDTAIYADDTRTGVLATLHHLRQQTEQPFTRPNLSLGDFIAPKATKLQDYIGAFAVTTGVGVPELCAEFERKHDDYNSIMAKALADRLAEAFAERMHQHVRTTLWGYADDEALDNEALIAEKYRGIRPAPGYPACPDHNQKRVLFDVLKVSENTSISLTESLAMFPAASVSGWYYSHPESRYFSIGRIGEDQVADYAGRTGMDMETARRWLKPLLT
- a CDS encoding cadherin domain-containing protein is translated as MNNNPPVFTDGDTTTRSVAENTAAGQNIGAAVGATDADNHTLTYSLGGTDAASFDIVSTSGQLQTKAALDYETKTSYTVTVTAYDGNNGGDRITVTIDVTDVVENVQAAPSVEASALVPAKTALLTNFPNPFNPETWIPYHLAKPAEVTLTIYDIRGVVVRELQLGHQAAGFYQSRSQAIYWDGRNGMGEKVASGLYFYTLKAGDFIATRRLLIRK